Proteins from a genomic interval of Aureimonas sp. AU20:
- a CDS encoding efflux RND transporter permease subunit, with protein MSTLFIRRPVATLLLSLAVLLAGIAAYRLLPVAALPQADYPTISVSAQLAGASPDTMASAVATPLIKQFQTIDGVDTITARSSLGNTQITVQFVLSRDIDAAAADIQAAIARSARQLPDNMTSPPSYRKANPADAPVLLLDLVSDGAPLTEVDDLAENIISPALSTIQGVAQAQVYGGKTYAVRVQVDPDKLASRSLAMSQVATALSAANSQTPVGTVQTGGQALTVDTPTQRTSAEAFRTLVIARPNGVPVRLGDVAGVVDSVSNVNQGSWLDGKPAIVLAVQRQPGANTVEVVEAIKAKLPELQASLPASVHIQVVNDASTSISAAISDVQETLGLTIGLVILVIYLFLGRVSATMVPALAVPLSLVATFGAMYALGYSIDNLSLLALTLSVGLVVDDAIVMLENIVRHVEEGMAPMEAALKGSGEVSGTIISMSLSLVAVFLPILLMGGVVGRVLNEFGVVVALSILASAVVSLTLTPMLAARLPVSHAPVRGIAALFGRGFDHATLVYGRMVNWCLRRNGFIMAVFVLSFAASAYMMATLPRSFFPQEDNGLLTISTQARQDISYPAMSALQAKAAEAVKSDPAVAFVTSTLGGGPGGATFNSGSMFVQLKAKDQRPPLEQTLSSLRRRLGAVAGLKSFATPVQSLRFGGRSTQSQYQLVVQSLDADAARQWSAKLLDAMRADPRHFVDAATDLQDNGLQERVSVDQDRADALGISSSNLRTAMEAGFGTLNATQIQATGNSYDVILEYDPNLPWTDQRLASIRVPASDGTLVPLSAFARLTREAGPVTVNQTGQLTAVTLSFNLPAGLSLGTATDAVEGIKSQIGLPTNVTTSYAGTAQVFQQATGNLGLLIGAAVLVIYIVLGVLYESFIHPLTILSGLPSAAFGALAALQWFGLDLSIIAVIGLLMLIGIVKKNAIMMIDVALELEREGGHSAASAIHEACVRRFRPIMMTTFCAMLGAMPIALGTGASSELRQPLGIAVVGGLMVSQVLTLFITPVIFVEIERLRGFVGRLFARRTAAPHHESPAAHG; from the coding sequence ATGTCCACGCTCTTCATCCGCCGCCCGGTCGCCACGCTGCTTCTCTCGCTCGCCGTGCTTCTGGCGGGCATCGCCGCCTATCGGCTCTTGCCGGTGGCCGCCCTGCCGCAGGCCGACTATCCCACGATCAGCGTTTCGGCCCAGCTCGCCGGCGCCTCGCCCGACACGATGGCGAGCGCGGTGGCCACCCCGCTCATCAAGCAGTTCCAGACGATCGACGGCGTCGACACGATCACCGCGCGCTCGTCGCTCGGCAACACGCAGATCACCGTCCAGTTCGTGCTCTCGCGCGACATTGACGCCGCCGCCGCCGACATCCAGGCCGCGATCGCCCGCAGCGCGCGGCAGCTGCCCGACAACATGACCTCGCCGCCGAGCTACCGGAAGGCGAACCCCGCCGACGCGCCGGTGCTCCTCCTCGATCTCGTGTCGGACGGCGCGCCGCTGACCGAGGTCGACGATCTCGCCGAGAACATCATCTCGCCCGCGCTTTCCACCATCCAGGGCGTGGCGCAGGCGCAGGTCTATGGCGGCAAGACCTATGCCGTGCGCGTGCAGGTCGATCCCGACAAGCTCGCCTCCCGCTCGCTCGCCATGTCGCAGGTCGCCACCGCCCTTTCGGCCGCCAACAGCCAGACCCCGGTCGGCACGGTGCAGACCGGCGGCCAGGCGCTGACCGTGGACACGCCGACCCAGCGCACCAGCGCCGAGGCGTTTCGCACGCTGGTGATCGCCCGGCCGAACGGGGTGCCCGTGCGGCTGGGCGATGTGGCCGGCGTGGTGGACAGCGTGTCCAACGTGAACCAGGGAAGCTGGCTCGACGGCAAGCCCGCCATCGTGCTCGCCGTGCAGCGCCAGCCCGGCGCCAACACGGTGGAGGTGGTGGAGGCCATCAAAGCCAAGCTGCCTGAGCTTCAGGCCTCGCTACCGGCCTCGGTCCACATCCAGGTGGTCAACGACGCCTCGACTTCGATCAGCGCCGCGATCTCCGACGTGCAGGAGACCTTGGGCCTGACGATCGGCCTCGTCATCCTCGTCATCTACCTTTTCCTCGGCCGCGTTTCGGCGACCATGGTTCCCGCGCTCGCCGTGCCGCTGTCGCTGGTGGCGACCTTCGGCGCCATGTATGCGCTGGGCTATTCCATCGACAATCTCTCGCTGCTGGCGCTGACGCTCTCGGTCGGCCTCGTGGTGGACGACGCCATCGTCATGCTGGAAAACATCGTGCGCCATGTCGAAGAGGGCATGGCGCCGATGGAAGCGGCTCTGAAGGGCAGCGGCGAGGTGTCCGGCACGATCATTTCCATGTCGCTGTCGCTCGTCGCGGTGTTCCTGCCGATCCTCCTGATGGGCGGCGTGGTGGGGCGCGTGCTCAACGAGTTCGGCGTCGTGGTGGCGCTTTCGATCCTCGCCTCGGCGGTGGTCTCGCTGACGCTGACGCCCATGTTGGCGGCGCGTCTGCCGGTGTCGCACGCGCCGGTGCGCGGCATCGCCGCCCTGTTCGGGCGCGGCTTCGACCACGCCACGTTGGTCTACGGGCGGATGGTGAACTGGTGCCTGCGTCGCAACGGCTTCATCATGGCCGTGTTCGTGCTCTCCTTCGCGGCCTCGGCCTATATGATGGCGACGCTGCCGCGCTCCTTCTTTCCGCAGGAGGACAACGGCCTTCTCACCATCTCGACCCAGGCGCGGCAGGACATTTCCTACCCCGCCATGAGCGCGCTGCAGGCCAAGGCCGCCGAGGCGGTGAAGTCCGACCCTGCGGTCGCCTTCGTCACCTCGACGCTCGGCGGCGGTCCGGGCGGGGCGACCTTCAATTCCGGCTCCATGTTCGTGCAGCTGAAGGCCAAGGACCAGCGGCCCCCGCTGGAGCAGACGCTGAGCTCGCTGCGCCGCCGGCTCGGCGCGGTGGCGGGCCTGAAAAGCTTCGCGACGCCGGTGCAGAGCCTTCGCTTCGGCGGGCGCTCGACCCAGAGCCAGTATCAGCTCGTGGTCCAGTCGCTCGATGCCGACGCCGCGCGGCAATGGTCGGCCAAGCTGCTCGACGCCATGCGCGCCGACCCCCGGCATTTCGTGGACGCGGCGACGGATCTGCAGGACAACGGCCTGCAGGAGCGCGTCAGCGTCGATCAGGACCGCGCCGATGCGCTGGGCATTTCCTCCAGCAATCTGCGCACGGCGATGGAAGCGGGCTTCGGCACGCTCAACGCCACGCAGATCCAGGCCACCGGCAACAGCTACGACGTGATCCTCGAATACGACCCGAACCTGCCCTGGACCGACCAGCGCCTCGCCTCGATCCGCGTGCCGGCCTCGGATGGAACGCTGGTGCCGCTCTCGGCCTTCGCCCGGCTGACACGCGAAGCGGGCCCGGTCACGGTGAACCAGACCGGCCAGCTCACGGCCGTCACGCTCTCGTTCAACCTGCCCGCCGGCCTGTCGCTCGGCACCGCGACGGACGCGGTGGAGGGCATCAAGAGCCAGATCGGCCTGCCCACCAACGTCACCACCTCCTATGCCGGCACGGCGCAGGTCTTCCAGCAGGCGACCGGCAATCTCGGCCTCCTGATCGGCGCGGCGGTGCTCGTCATCTACATCGTGCTCGGCGTTCTCTACGAGAGCTTCATCCACCCGCTGACCATTCTCTCCGGCCTGCCGTCGGCTGCCTTCGGCGCGCTGGCGGCGCTGCAATGGTTCGGGCTCGATCTCTCGATCATCGCCGTGATCGGCCTTCTCATGCTGATCGGCATCGTCAAGAAGAACGCCATCATGATGATCGACGTGGCGCTGGAGCTGGAGCGCGAGGGCGGCCATTCGGCGGCCTCCGCCATCCACGAGGCCTGCGTGCGCCGCTTCCGCCCCATCATGATGACGACCTTCTGCGCGATGCTCGGCGCCATGCCCATCGCGCTCGGCACCGGCGCCTCGTCGGAGCTGCGCCAGCCGCTCGGCATCGCCGTGGTCGGCGGCCTGATGGTCAGCCAGGTTCTGACGCTCTTCATCACGCCCGTCATCTTCGTGGAGATCGAGCGGCTGCGCGGCTTCGTGGGGCGGCTTTTTGCGCGCCGCACTGCCGCGCCGCACCATGAAAGCCCCGCCGCGCACGGTTGA
- a CDS encoding efflux RND transporter periplasmic adaptor subunit has protein sequence MLRWLFLLLVAVGAVSYMERDRLAPYAPPALAALMKGSDTGAAKGDGASGKRGGRGNGAPVAVDVAVATKGALPVLRETIGTILPVASTVMTSETTGTVAAIAVPDGAAVKRGDLLVSLDDRTAKAQIAKDQAAIDRDQVTLDQANRNLSRAQSLVKSGAYNTQQGEDAQSATYSAQAVLNVDRAALAADEVALAKLQITAPFDGRLGAFSVSTGALVTPGTAMVLLTQSSPVYAAFTLPQEDLSLLQESLSAGSLGVSLRPAGARGETMEGKVAFIDNAVVAASGSVALRAVIDNPQGKLVSGQSISATVKAGERDDLVLVPTVAVQPRQDGSVVYVVKDDDTVTIRKVDVAFRVGETAGLSQGLEPGERVVTEGQGALSEGSKVTLPGEAAKDGSGKDGSGKDGSGKNGGHRKDAGTPVAEAGTGTATTAGAGEAAR, from the coding sequence ATGTTGCGTTGGTTGTTTCTTCTCTTGGTGGCGGTCGGCGCCGTCTCCTACATGGAGCGGGACCGGCTGGCACCCTACGCGCCACCCGCGCTGGCGGCGCTCATGAAGGGCTCCGACACCGGCGCGGCCAAGGGCGACGGCGCGAGCGGCAAGCGCGGCGGGCGGGGCAACGGCGCGCCCGTGGCGGTGGATGTCGCGGTGGCGACCAAGGGCGCGCTGCCGGTCCTGCGCGAGACGATCGGCACGATCCTGCCCGTCGCCTCCACGGTAATGACGAGCGAGACCACGGGCACGGTCGCCGCCATCGCGGTGCCGGACGGGGCCGCGGTCAAGCGCGGCGATCTTCTCGTGTCGCTGGACGATCGCACGGCCAAGGCGCAGATCGCCAAGGACCAGGCCGCCATCGACAGGGACCAGGTGACGCTCGACCAGGCCAACCGCAATCTTTCGCGCGCTCAGTCGCTGGTGAAGTCCGGCGCCTACAACACCCAGCAGGGCGAGGATGCGCAGAGCGCCACCTATTCCGCACAGGCGGTGCTGAACGTCGACCGCGCGGCGCTCGCCGCCGACGAGGTGGCGCTCGCCAAGCTCCAGATCACCGCGCCCTTCGACGGACGGCTCGGCGCGTTCTCCGTTTCCACCGGCGCGCTGGTGACGCCCGGCACCGCCATGGTGCTGCTGACCCAGAGCTCGCCGGTCTACGCCGCCTTCACCCTGCCGCAGGAGGACCTGTCGCTCCTGCAGGAGAGCCTGTCCGCCGGCTCGCTCGGCGTGTCGCTGCGCCCGGCCGGGGCGAGGGGCGAGACGATGGAAGGCAAGGTCGCCTTTATCGACAACGCGGTGGTGGCGGCTTCGGGCTCGGTGGCGCTGCGGGCGGTGATCGACAATCCGCAAGGCAAGCTCGTGTCGGGCCAGTCCATCTCGGCGACGGTCAAGGCGGGCGAGCGCGACGATCTGGTTCTCGTGCCGACCGTCGCCGTGCAGCCGCGCCAGGACGGCAGCGTGGTCTATGTCGTCAAGGACGACGACACGGTGACGATCCGTAAGGTGGACGTCGCCTTTCGCGTCGGCGAGACGGCGGGCCTCAGCCAAGGCCTGGAGCCGGGCGAGCGCGTCGTGACGGAAGGGCAGGGCGCCCTGTCGGAAGGTAGCAAGGTGACGCTTCCGGGCGAGGCGGCCAAGGATGGCTCCGGGAAGGATGGTTCTGGCAAGGACGGCTCCGGCAAGAACGGGGGCCACCGCAAGGACGCCGGCACGCCCGTCGCCGAGGCTGGCACGGGAACCGCCACCACCGCCGGGGCCGGCGAGGCGGCGCGCTAG
- a CDS encoding methyl-accepting chemotaxis protein, producing the protein MRLSLKTKIAASFGAVLCLSAATGAFGYKSTTDINARLVDFVAEPFAQTKTVGEIRTRIEEIRRILWMTYAADPKLRPVLKEQYTKAWAVIGEGLGRLGGLSLEGAPIREAQTLAASFRAVTDKALALAEQADLDSAAPDTVAHSHEAGAYLNSQLKPAAFALAEKLGVLDAAIDTAAKASITAADEAYRDTKLSLLTALLASLGLGAGAALWLSLSISRRLGRAVELADSIGAGDISRREQVRGSDEIGDLLRSMNGMSAKLSEIVSNVLTSAEQVATGSRQSAATAEQLSSGSTEQAAASEQTSAAVEEMTANIRQNADNAVQAERIAAQSAQGAEKSRVAITGSLEAMREISEKIQIVQEIARQTDLLALNAAIEAARAGSHGKGFAVVASEVRKLAERSQAAAADIGTLSGQTLAASEEAGKVFDGLMPDIRRTADIVSEIAAACREQSIGIEQINQAIVQLDQVTQANAGAALQMTTTAEALAGEAVNLNDRATFFKLEPGEFATVASVESAPATSEEAKPLPARGRAQERAQAA; encoded by the coding sequence ATGCGCCTTAGCCTGAAGACCAAGATCGCGGCCTCGTTCGGCGCCGTTCTGTGCCTGTCCGCCGCCACGGGCGCCTTCGGCTACAAGAGCACGACGGACATCAATGCGCGGCTGGTGGATTTCGTGGCGGAGCCCTTCGCGCAGACCAAGACGGTGGGCGAAATCCGCACCCGAATCGAGGAAATCCGCCGCATCCTCTGGATGACCTACGCCGCCGATCCCAAGCTTCGCCCGGTCCTGAAGGAGCAGTACACCAAGGCCTGGGCCGTGATCGGCGAGGGTCTCGGGCGACTGGGCGGCCTGTCGCTGGAGGGCGCGCCGATCCGCGAGGCGCAGACGCTGGCCGCCTCGTTCCGCGCCGTGACCGACAAGGCGCTCGCGCTGGCCGAACAGGCCGATCTCGACTCGGCGGCGCCGGACACCGTCGCCCATTCGCACGAGGCCGGCGCCTATCTCAACAGCCAGTTGAAGCCCGCCGCCTTCGCGCTGGCCGAAAAGCTCGGCGTGCTGGACGCGGCGATCGATACGGCCGCCAAGGCCTCGATCACGGCGGCGGACGAAGCCTATCGGGACACCAAGCTTTCGCTCCTCACCGCGCTTCTGGCGAGCCTCGGCCTCGGGGCCGGCGCGGCGCTCTGGCTGTCGCTCTCCATCTCGCGCCGGCTCGGCCGCGCGGTGGAGCTGGCCGACAGCATCGGCGCGGGCGACATTTCGCGCCGAGAGCAGGTCCGAGGCTCCGACGAGATCGGCGATCTCCTGCGCTCAATGAACGGCATGAGCGCCAAGCTCAGCGAGATCGTCTCCAACGTTCTCACCTCGGCCGAGCAGGTGGCGACCGGCTCGCGCCAGTCGGCCGCCACGGCCGAGCAATTGTCGTCGGGCTCCACCGAGCAGGCGGCGGCCTCCGAGCAGACCTCGGCGGCGGTGGAGGAGATGACCGCCAACATCCGCCAGAACGCCGACAACGCGGTTCAGGCCGAGCGCATCGCCGCGCAGTCCGCGCAAGGGGCGGAGAAAAGCCGCGTCGCCATCACCGGCTCGCTGGAAGCGATGCGCGAGATCAGCGAGAAGATCCAGATCGTGCAGGAGATCGCCCGGCAGACCGACCTTCTGGCGCTGAACGCCGCGATCGAGGCCGCCCGCGCGGGCTCCCATGGCAAGGGTTTCGCCGTGGTCGCCTCGGAGGTGCGCAAGCTCGCCGAGCGCTCCCAGGCCGCCGCGGCCGACATCGGCACCCTGTCGGGCCAGACGCTCGCCGCTTCCGAGGAAGCCGGCAAGGTCTTCGACGGCCTCATGCCCGACATCCGGCGCACGGCCGATATCGTCAGCGAGATCGCCGCCGCCTGCCGCGAACAGTCGATCGGCATCGAGCAGATCAACCAGGCCATCGTGCAGCTCGATCAGGTGACGCAGGCCAATGCCGGCGCCGCGCTGCAGATGACCACCACGGCCGAGGCGCTGGCCGGCGAAGCCGTCAACCTCAACGACCGCGCCACCTTCTTCAAGCTGGAGCCCGGCGAGTTCGCGACCGTCGCCTCCGTCGAAAGCGCGCCCGCGACGTCCGAAGAAGCGAAGCCGCTGCCCGCGCGCGGCCGGGCGCAGGAGCGCGCGCAGGCGGCTTGA
- a CDS encoding NUDIX hydrolase: MSAPSQFLVHLGTIVGRYRAEVASKRETLALLRWQMAEGHALDDRATLPGHVTTSAIVVSPDHRRVLLIDHIALGRWLQPGGHYEAAPFFHDSAAREAVEETGVAGLRLHPWHRGTDLPFVIDSHDVSGNPRRGEPDHVHDDLQYLFLADPDAPLRAQTEEVHAAFWEEIAHLGDAAPKAAARLRSIT, translated from the coding sequence ATGTCGGCTCCGAGCCAGTTCCTTGTCCACCTTGGGACGATCGTCGGCCGCTATCGCGCCGAGGTCGCCTCAAAGCGCGAGACTTTGGCTTTGCTGCGCTGGCAGATGGCCGAGGGCCATGCGCTGGACGATCGCGCGACCCTGCCGGGTCATGTGACGACGAGCGCCATCGTCGTCTCGCCCGATCACCGCCGCGTGCTCTTGATCGACCACATCGCGTTGGGTCGCTGGCTCCAGCCGGGCGGCCATTACGAGGCGGCGCCCTTCTTCCACGATTCGGCGGCGCGCGAGGCCGTGGAGGAAACCGGCGTCGCCGGGCTTCGGCTTCATCCCTGGCACCGGGGAACGGACCTTCCCTTCGTGATCGACAGCCACGACGTTTCGGGAAACCCCCGGCGCGGCGAGCCGGACCATGTCCATGACGATCTTCAATATCTCTTCCTGGCCGATCCCGATGCGCCGCTACGGGCTCAGACCGAGGAGGTGCACGCCGCTTTCTGGGAGGAGATCGCGCATCTCGGCGACGCCGCGCCGAAGGCCGCCGCGCGCCTGAGATCGATCACCTGA
- a CDS encoding GNAT family N-acetyltransferase, which translates to MTDLTFRRATLADLPAIVAMLADDDLGAARESAWEDGSQSYRDAFAEIDADPHQFLCVAEAGEQIVGTLQLTFLAGLSRQGAKRGLVEAVRIVRQQRGKRLGEALLTWAIEECRSRGCSVVQLTTDKRRLDAPRFYERLGFEPSHLGYKLPL; encoded by the coding sequence ATGACGGATCTGACATTTCGCCGGGCGACCCTGGCAGACCTCCCCGCCATCGTCGCCATGCTGGCGGACGACGATCTAGGCGCGGCCCGCGAAAGCGCGTGGGAGGATGGTTCGCAGTCCTATCGCGACGCGTTCGCCGAGATCGACGCCGATCCCCATCAGTTTCTCTGCGTGGCCGAAGCCGGCGAGCAGATCGTCGGAACGCTGCAGCTCACTTTTCTTGCCGGCCTCTCCAGACAGGGGGCGAAGCGAGGGCTGGTCGAAGCCGTGCGGATCGTCCGGCAACAGCGCGGCAAGAGGCTTGGCGAAGCCCTGCTGACTTGGGCCATAGAAGAATGCCGGTCGCGTGGCTGCTCCGTCGTGCAACTGACCACCGACAAGAGGCGCTTGGACGCCCCCCGCTTCTACGAACGATTGGGGTTCGAGCCGAGCCATCTCGGCTACAAGCTCCCGCTATGA
- a CDS encoding LysE family translocator: protein MSLDHWLAFVAASAVLLAIPGPTILLVISYALSHGRKLAAATVAGVALGDFTAMTASMLGLGALLAASAALFTALKWIGAAYLIYLGIKLWRAPVSGGAGEAAGTEGPSERPLRVFLHIYVVTALNPKSILFFVAFLPQFLDLSRPLLGQMLVFETTFLVLATLNATLYALLASMARQSIRKPGVQRAVNRTGGSLMIGAGLLAAGWRRSAA, encoded by the coding sequence ATGTCCCTGGACCATTGGCTGGCATTCGTCGCGGCGTCCGCCGTTCTTCTGGCGATCCCGGGCCCGACGATCCTGCTCGTCATCTCCTATGCGCTGAGCCATGGGCGCAAACTCGCGGCGGCGACGGTGGCCGGAGTCGCGCTCGGCGACTTCACCGCCATGACCGCCTCGATGCTCGGTCTCGGCGCGCTTCTGGCGGCCTCCGCCGCCCTGTTCACGGCCCTGAAATGGATCGGCGCCGCCTATCTCATCTATCTCGGCATCAAGCTCTGGCGCGCGCCGGTCTCCGGCGGGGCGGGGGAGGCGGCCGGCACCGAGGGCCCAAGCGAACGCCCCTTGCGCGTCTTCCTGCACATCTATGTCGTGACGGCGCTGAACCCGAAGAGCATCCTCTTCTTCGTCGCCTTTCTTCCGCAGTTCCTCGACCTCTCCCGGCCGCTGCTCGGGCAGATGCTGGTCTTCGAGACGACCTTCCTCGTGCTCGCAACGCTGAACGCAACCCTCTACGCGCTCCTGGCCTCGATGGCGCGCCAGTCCATCCGCAAGCCCGGCGTGCAGCGCGCGGTCAACCGGACGGGCGGCTCGCTGATGATCGGCGCCGGCCTCCTCGCCGCCGGCTGGCGCCGCTCCGCCGCTTGA